Proteins from one Candidatus Sulfotelmatobacter sp. genomic window:
- a CDS encoding TlpA disulfide reductase family protein, which translates to MFRPFLACALGLVLLGVARHPSTIFDLADAVGKPAPAITLLVDGGQPLSLASLRGEPTYVFLFASWCGPCQLAMPFVRADYARFGERVRFLGVDVLDEPGAARAAIAKDALPFPVAIYPIDELDATIAPVMQLQAGMKYEIPTDFLLDASGVVRYVWHGLAVGTDGSPQDVLPSYLAKLGIE; encoded by the coding sequence ATGTTCCGCCCGTTCCTGGCGTGCGCGCTCGGTCTGGTGCTCCTCGGCGTCGCGCGCCACCCGTCCACGATCTTCGATCTCGCCGACGCGGTCGGCAAGCCCGCGCCGGCGATCACGCTGCTCGTCGACGGCGGCCAACCGCTCTCGCTGGCCAGCCTGCGCGGCGAGCCGACCTACGTGTTCCTGTTCGCCTCGTGGTGCGGTCCGTGCCAGTTGGCGATGCCGTTCGTGCGGGCCGACTACGCGCGCTTCGGCGAACGCGTGCGGTTCCTCGGCGTCGACGTGCTCGACGAACCCGGCGCCGCGCGAGCCGCGATCGCCAAAGACGCGCTGCCGTTTCCGGTCGCGATCTATCCGATCGACGAGCTCGACGCGACGATCGCGCCGGTCATGCAGCTGCAAGCGGGGATGAAGTACGAGATCCCGACCGACTTCTTGCTCGACGCGAGCGGCGTCGTGCGCTACGTGTGGCACGGGCTGGCCGTCGGCACCGACGGCTCGCCGCAAGACGTCTTGCCGTCGTATCTGGCCAAGCTCGGTATCGAGTGA
- a CDS encoding branched-chain amino acid ABC transporter substrate-binding protein: protein MIRSTFLSGLGGAAGATQIAQVQLYTASVRVAVVCPTSGDAAALGKQLARGAEGAADELNRFRSSFAPAVLIDVFDDHDTAADAIVQAGFATGNPDTIAVIGHLGVSPTYNALRVYATANCPLIVPTVTDDSITEQGYRNVFRLPTKDATEGSYLADYALTQVGYKAPHVVAQDGDYGLAVAAGFIRRASALKMNVVGTKFSFDKPDYADAANTILAHQPDCVVMCGNVEDMGPIMPALIAKGYTGKFMASQGYFDPITTSTYAKEAEGLIVSTSMPYLALAPSTQEDVRNYQQNIGPLTPVAAFGYAGVQLIEAAAQRYSASNRLALLRALQTGGPYATMVGSYTFGPYGDALTPNVYFYRVRDGKFTYDRQARSTGFMLK from the coding sequence ATGATCCGCTCGACGTTCTTGTCCGGCCTGGGCGGCGCCGCCGGCGCAACGCAGATCGCGCAGGTGCAGCTCTACACGGCCAGCGTTCGCGTCGCGGTCGTCTGTCCGACCTCCGGTGACGCGGCGGCACTGGGCAAACAGCTCGCACGCGGCGCCGAAGGCGCGGCCGACGAGCTCAACCGCTTTCGCAGCTCGTTCGCGCCGGCCGTGCTCATCGACGTCTTCGACGATCACGATACCGCCGCCGACGCGATCGTGCAGGCCGGCTTCGCGACCGGCAACCCCGACACGATCGCGGTCATCGGGCACCTGGGCGTCTCACCGACCTACAACGCGCTGCGCGTGTACGCGACCGCCAACTGCCCGCTGATCGTGCCGACGGTGACCGACGACTCGATCACCGAGCAGGGCTACCGCAACGTCTTCCGGCTCCCCACCAAGGACGCGACCGAAGGCTCCTACTTGGCCGACTACGCGCTCACGCAAGTCGGCTACAAGGCGCCGCACGTCGTCGCGCAGGACGGCGACTACGGCCTGGCCGTGGCGGCCGGCTTCATCCGCCGCGCCAGCGCGCTCAAGATGAACGTGGTCGGCACCAAGTTCTCGTTCGACAAGCCGGACTACGCCGACGCCGCCAACACCATCCTCGCGCACCAGCCCGACTGCGTGGTGATGTGCGGCAACGTCGAGGACATGGGGCCGATCATGCCGGCGCTGATCGCCAAGGGCTACACCGGCAAGTTCATGGCCAGCCAGGGCTACTTCGATCCGATCACGACCTCGACGTACGCGAAAGAAGCGGAAGGGCTGATCGTCTCGACCAGCATGCCGTATCTGGCGCTGGCACCGAGCACCCAAGAAGACGTGCGCAACTATCAGCAGAACATCGGCCCGCTCACCCCGGTCGCGGCGTTCGGTTACGCCGGCGTCCAGCTGATCGAAGCCGCGGCGCAGCGGTACAGCGCGTCGAACCGGCTGGCCCTCCTGCGCGCGCTGCAGACCGGCGGCCCGTACGCGACGATGGTCGGGAGCTACACCTTCGGTCCCTACGGCGACGCGCTGACGCCGAACGTCTACTTCTACCGGGTGCGGGACGGAAAATTCACCTACGATCGCCAAGCTAGGTCAACCGGCTTCATGCTCAAGTAG
- a CDS encoding class I adenylate-forming enzyme family protein, whose product MDRSDYLFEPAGDRAALRGLTSRAALAATAASVPGGLAYVDGPLRLTWRDVAERVVALADALAAGGIGAGDVVGVHLQNSAAYAIAHLALADLGAVTLPLHAPYRAAELVQLLAATDAVACVLAGESASTLAARRGELPALLALVQVDYDTAAFAIDGRVGPARARPARIDPDAPFALVPTSGTESPAPKLCMHAHDGLLSNAQAFREETGTQPGEVMIVGSGYTHLFGLLGLHLALLAGATLLALRRFEARAFLALAANEGATRAWAVPAQLVDLLAAASDAPRVQVREIRTAGAAVGAELVGKLRAAFGADVTVHWGMSELGGGITTYGRDPLAVPGAIGLPIAHAQVRIAREDGSEAAAGETGELWYRRADLFRGYYRAADKTASAVTADGWLRTGDLASRDADGVVRFDGRAKDIVNRGGFKIGVVELESALSDHPAIRRCAVVAVPDARLGEKACLIVELHPDAALVPTDVAAFLDARGIAKYKWPEHLLVLDALPMTATNKVAKGTLRELALAHCAQPAGVP is encoded by the coding sequence GTGGACCGCAGCGACTACCTGTTCGAACCCGCCGGTGACCGCGCGGCCCTGCGCGGCCTGACGTCACGCGCCGCGCTGGCGGCGACGGCGGCAAGCGTTCCCGGCGGCCTGGCCTACGTCGACGGACCGCTGCGGCTGACCTGGCGCGACGTCGCCGAGCGCGTCGTCGCGTTGGCGGACGCGCTGGCCGCCGGCGGCATCGGCGCCGGCGACGTCGTCGGCGTCCACCTGCAGAACAGCGCCGCCTACGCGATCGCCCACCTCGCGCTGGCGGACCTGGGCGCGGTGACGCTGCCGCTGCACGCGCCCTATCGCGCCGCCGAGCTGGTGCAGCTGCTGGCGGCGACCGACGCCGTCGCGTGCGTGCTCGCCGGCGAGAGCGCGAGCACGCTGGCCGCGCGGCGCGGCGAGCTGCCGGCGTTGCTCGCGCTCGTGCAGGTCGACTACGACACGGCGGCGTTCGCGATCGACGGCCGCGTCGGCCCGGCGCGCGCACGACCCGCGCGCATCGATCCCGACGCGCCGTTCGCGCTGGTGCCGACCAGCGGCACCGAGTCGCCGGCGCCCAAACTCTGCATGCACGCGCACGACGGGCTGCTCTCGAACGCGCAGGCGTTCCGCGAGGAGACCGGCACGCAGCCCGGCGAGGTGATGATCGTCGGCAGCGGCTACACGCACCTGTTCGGTCTGCTCGGACTGCACCTGGCGCTGCTCGCCGGCGCGACGCTGCTCGCGCTGCGCCGTTTCGAGGCCCGCGCGTTTCTCGCCTTGGCCGCGAACGAAGGTGCGACGCGCGCGTGGGCCGTGCCGGCGCAGCTGGTCGACCTGCTCGCCGCCGCGTCCGATGCGCCGCGCGTGCAGGTGCGCGAGATCCGCACCGCCGGCGCCGCCGTCGGCGCCGAGCTGGTCGGCAAATTGCGCGCGGCGTTCGGCGCCGACGTCACCGTGCACTGGGGGATGAGCGAGCTGGGCGGCGGGATCACCACCTACGGCCGCGATCCGCTCGCGGTGCCCGGCGCGATCGGGCTGCCGATCGCGCACGCGCAGGTGCGCATCGCACGCGAGGACGGCAGCGAAGCGGCCGCGGGCGAGACCGGTGAGCTGTGGTACCGGCGCGCCGATCTGTTCCGCGGCTACTACCGCGCCGCCGACAAGACCGCGTCGGCGGTGACCGCCGACGGCTGGCTGCGCACCGGCGATCTGGCCTCGCGCGACGCAGACGGAGTCGTGCGCTTCGACGGGCGCGCCAAGGACATCGTCAACCGCGGCGGCTTCAAGATCGGCGTCGTCGAGCTGGAGAGCGCGCTGAGCGACCATCCGGCGATCCGGCGCTGCGCCGTCGTCGCGGTCCCCGACGCGCGGCTCGGCGAAAAAGCCTGTCTGATCGTCGAGCTGCACCCCGACGCGGCGCTCGTGCCGACGGACGTCGCCGCGTTCCTCGACGCGCGCGGGATCGCGAAGTACAAGTGGCCCGAGCATCTGCTGGTGCTCGACGCGTTGCCGATGACGGCCACCAACAAGGTCGCCAAGGGCACGTTGCGCGAGTTGGCGCTGGCGCACTGCGCGCAGCCGGCCGGAGTACCGTGA
- a CDS encoding menaquinone biosynthesis decarboxylase, giving the protein MPFESLAAFTRALRDAGQLATVDVEVDPRLEIAEITDRVVKAGGPALLFRNVRGSRFPVLTNQFGTERRTAMALGATTLREVEQRLRRTIDLGMPDSLGGKLGRLAALAHAGLSAKPKHVAQAPVQQVVLDPPDLRALPALTTWPLDGGPFITLPLVFTVDPQTRRPNVGMYRVQIYDATTAGMHWQRHKQGRAHADKWGRRIPVAIAVGGDPALTYAATAPLPPIVDELAFAGYLRGAPIRLTKALTVDLDVPADADFVIEGWVDNEDLRVEGPFGDHTGVYSHADLYPTLHVSAITHRRDAIWGATVVGKPPMEDAWLGKATERIFLPLLQMVVPEIVDYNLPVEGGFHNLVIVAVRKSYPGQAKKVMNALWGLGHMMMLTRCIVVVDHDVDVHDVRGVVWNAFNNVDPARDLVTMPGPVDDLDHAGSYELAQGTKLGIDATRKRGDEGYARDWPPEIRSDAATRELVARRWAEYGLDDLARRATPDLWSGQGPARLARLLAEPPASPDDVPPRTQRVKE; this is encoded by the coding sequence ATGCCCTTCGAATCGCTGGCGGCGTTCACGCGAGCCCTGCGCGACGCCGGTCAGCTCGCCACCGTCGACGTCGAGGTCGACCCGCGGCTGGAGATCGCCGAGATCACCGACCGGGTCGTCAAGGCCGGCGGCCCGGCGCTGCTGTTCCGCAACGTGCGCGGTTCGCGCTTCCCGGTGCTCACCAACCAGTTCGGGACCGAGCGGCGCACGGCGATGGCGCTGGGTGCGACGACGCTGCGCGAGGTCGAGCAGCGGCTGCGCCGCACGATCGATCTGGGCATGCCCGACTCGCTGGGCGGCAAGCTGGGCCGGCTCGCGGCGCTCGCGCACGCGGGATTGAGCGCGAAGCCGAAGCACGTCGCGCAAGCGCCGGTGCAGCAGGTCGTGCTCGACCCGCCCGACCTGCGCGCGCTGCCGGCGCTCACCACCTGGCCGCTCGACGGCGGACCGTTCATCACGCTGCCGCTCGTGTTCACCGTCGACCCGCAGACGCGGCGGCCGAACGTCGGCATGTATCGCGTGCAGATCTACGACGCGACGACGGCTGGGATGCACTGGCAGCGCCACAAGCAGGGACGCGCGCACGCGGACAAGTGGGGGCGGCGCATCCCGGTCGCGATCGCGGTCGGCGGCGATCCGGCGCTGACCTACGCCGCGACCGCGCCGCTGCCGCCGATCGTCGACGAGCTGGCGTTCGCGGGCTACTTGCGCGGCGCGCCGATTCGCTTGACCAAAGCGCTGACCGTCGATCTCGACGTGCCGGCCGACGCCGACTTCGTCATCGAAGGCTGGGTCGACAACGAAGACCTGCGGGTCGAAGGCCCGTTCGGCGATCACACCGGGGTCTACAGCCACGCCGATCTGTACCCGACGCTGCACGTCAGCGCGATCACCCACCGGCGCGACGCGATTTGGGGCGCGACGGTGGTCGGCAAGCCGCCGATGGAAGACGCCTGGCTCGGGAAGGCCACCGAACGCATCTTCCTACCGCTGCTGCAGATGGTCGTCCCCGAGATCGTCGACTACAACCTGCCGGTCGAGGGCGGCTTCCACAACTTGGTCATCGTGGCGGTGCGCAAGTCGTATCCGGGCCAGGCCAAGAAGGTGATGAACGCGCTCTGGGGACTCGGGCACATGATGATGCTGACCCGCTGCATCGTCGTGGTCGATCACGACGTCGACGTGCACGACGTGCGCGGCGTGGTCTGGAACGCGTTCAACAACGTCGATCCGGCCCGCGACCTGGTGACGATGCCGGGGCCGGTCGACGATCTCGATCATGCCGGCTCGTACGAGCTGGCCCAAGGAACGAAGCTCGGCATCGACGCGACGCGCAAGCGCGGCGACGAAGGCTACGCGCGCGACTGGCCGCCGGAGATTCGCAGCGACGCGGCGACGCGCGAGCTGGTCGCGCGGCGCTGGGCCGAGTACGGCCTGGACGATCTCGCGCGCCGCGCGACGCCCGACCTCTGGTCGGGCCAAGGCCCCGCGCGCCTGGCGCGCCTGCTCGCCGAACCTCCCGCGTCGCCCGACGACGTCCCCCCGCGCACCCAGCGAGTCAAAGAGTGA
- a CDS encoding SpoIIE family protein phosphatase — protein sequence MRVDVASHASHGRKYGPTFAHTWRAADGATIGALAAVLAGQDPIVVADLLRTGAHALLTSRKALGTTLVALDTIVRKHAHEHRDDDLAAAMLLIAIDPAGEEITYAGAGAAQMHVAVVDGAGALHPLHGHAVALGTGIDGPVESQHVRLRRDDAIVAATVPFPAGWWAAGNPTAESFLARAGHPEASVLLVLPA from the coding sequence ATGCGCGTCGACGTCGCCTCGCACGCCAGTCACGGCCGCAAGTACGGGCCGACCTTCGCACACACGTGGCGCGCGGCGGACGGCGCGACGATCGGCGCGCTGGCGGCCGTCCTGGCCGGCCAAGACCCGATCGTCGTCGCCGACCTGTTGCGCACCGGCGCGCACGCGCTGCTGACCTCGCGCAAAGCGCTCGGCACCACGCTGGTCGCGCTCGACACGATCGTGCGCAAGCACGCCCACGAGCACCGCGACGACGACCTCGCCGCGGCGATGCTGCTGATCGCCATCGACCCGGCCGGCGAGGAGATCACCTACGCCGGCGCGGGCGCCGCGCAAATGCACGTCGCGGTGGTCGATGGCGCCGGCGCGCTGCACCCGCTGCACGGACACGCGGTCGCACTCGGTACCGGGATCGACGGCCCGGTCGAGAGCCAGCACGTGCGCCTGCGGCGCGACGACGCGATCGTCGCCGCGACGGTGCCCTTCCCGGCCGGCTGGTGGGCCGCCGGCAACCCGACCGCCGAGAGCTTCCTGGCCCGCGCCGGCCACCCCGAAGCCTCGGTACTGCTGGTATTGCCCGCTTAG
- a CDS encoding MarR family transcriptional regulator, with protein MTQRPTTGSRLDGLLGYHLRRAQLRAFAAFAREVDGLSPMLFGVLATIEAQPGIGQGEIADALGADRSTMVRLVDQLERRGLVRRESRPDDRRTVIPTLTPDGRAALAAATPQVLASEELFAADLSPEERRVLAALLQRISAG; from the coding sequence GTGACACAACGCCCGACGACCGGCTCGCGCCTGGACGGGCTGCTGGGCTATCACCTGCGCCGGGCCCAGCTGCGGGCCTTCGCCGCCTTCGCCCGCGAGGTCGACGGCCTGAGCCCGATGCTGTTCGGCGTCTTGGCGACGATCGAGGCGCAGCCCGGGATCGGCCAGGGCGAGATCGCCGACGCGCTGGGCGCCGACCGCTCGACGATGGTGCGGCTGGTCGACCAGCTCGAACGCCGCGGGTTAGTCCGTCGCGAGTCGCGTCCGGACGACCGCCGCACGGTCATTCCGACGCTGACGCCCGACGGGCGCGCCGCGCTGGCGGCGGCCACGCCGCAGGTGTTGGCCAGCGAAGAGCTGTTCGCCGCCGACCTCTCGCCCGAGGAGCGCCGCGTGCTCGCGGCGCTCCTGCAGCGCATCTCCGCCGGATAG
- the pnp gene encoding polyribonucleotide nucleotidyltransferase: MPESVSLEIGGRSLVIETGELAKQANGSALVRYGDQIVVLCAATASEKPREGIDFFPLTCDYEEKMYAAGKIPGGYIKREGRPSEHAVLSARQIDRPIRPLFPDGFRNDVQIIATVLSTDPQLDSDTVAVIAAGAALAVSDIPFQKNVACVRVGRDENGKYITNPTLEQYETGGMEVVVAGTANDIMMVEGGAKEISEDDLLGAVEFAHGEIKKIVKAIDELAKKAGKAKREYPLLATDERLDKWMRKNFQKEVAKAMRVVDKQERNAAFDDLSREAALAKLEKKADPVVKSLIEDPKNKDFEKIVKAMEEDELRTMVVDEKIRPDGRKPDEIRPIWCKTHYVPRVHGSGVFTRGQTQVFTAATLGSISDEQRLDGILAIPNKRYMHYYNFPPYSVGETRPMRSPGRREIGHGMLAERALVPVLPPEDEFPYTLRLISEVLESNGSSSMASVCGSTLALLDAGVPIKGHVAGVAMGLIMKGKDYAILTDIQGLEDALGEMDFKVAGTTDGITAIQMDIKVAGITLEIMRKALAEAKKSRLFIIGKLKDTIAEPRKELSEFAPRMIVVNINPDKIKDVIGPGGKVINKIVADTGVKIDIENDGRVFIAGANAAGAEKAKQMVEALTKEVKAGETYLGTVTRLMNFGAFVAILPGKEGLVHISQLAPQRVERVEDVVKIGDQIMVKVIEIDSQGRINLSRKALLTGETGGSNGAPAPRAEREGEPAPAGARNGAPRGDAPRPDRESGEGERRRRRPRPRPSE; this comes from the coding sequence GTGCCAGAATCCGTCTCGCTCGAGATCGGAGGCCGCAGCCTGGTCATCGAGACTGGGGAGCTTGCCAAGCAAGCCAACGGCTCCGCCCTCGTCCGCTACGGCGATCAAATCGTCGTCCTCTGCGCCGCGACGGCGTCAGAGAAGCCCCGGGAAGGGATCGATTTCTTCCCCCTCACCTGCGACTACGAAGAGAAGATGTACGCAGCCGGCAAGATCCCGGGCGGCTACATCAAGCGTGAGGGCCGTCCCTCGGAGCACGCCGTGCTCAGCGCGCGTCAGATCGATCGCCCGATCCGCCCGCTCTTCCCCGACGGCTTCCGCAATGACGTCCAGATCATCGCGACCGTCCTCTCGACCGATCCGCAGCTCGACAGCGACACGGTCGCGGTCATCGCCGCCGGCGCGGCGCTCGCGGTCAGCGACATCCCGTTCCAGAAGAACGTCGCCTGCGTGCGCGTGGGCCGCGACGAGAACGGCAAGTACATCACCAACCCGACGCTCGAGCAGTACGAGACCGGCGGGATGGAAGTCGTCGTCGCCGGCACCGCCAACGACATCATGATGGTCGAAGGCGGCGCGAAGGAGATCAGCGAGGACGACCTCCTCGGCGCGGTCGAGTTCGCGCACGGCGAGATCAAGAAGATCGTCAAAGCGATCGACGAGCTCGCGAAGAAGGCCGGCAAGGCGAAGCGCGAGTACCCGCTGCTCGCGACCGACGAGCGGCTCGACAAGTGGATGCGCAAGAACTTCCAGAAGGAAGTCGCCAAGGCGATGCGCGTCGTCGACAAGCAAGAGCGCAACGCCGCCTTCGACGACCTCTCGCGCGAAGCCGCGCTGGCGAAGCTCGAGAAGAAGGCGGACCCCGTCGTCAAGTCGCTGATCGAAGATCCCAAGAACAAGGACTTCGAGAAGATCGTCAAGGCGATGGAAGAGGACGAGCTGCGCACGATGGTGGTGGACGAGAAGATCCGCCCCGACGGCCGCAAGCCCGACGAGATCCGCCCCATTTGGTGCAAGACGCACTACGTTCCGCGCGTGCACGGCTCCGGCGTGTTCACCCGCGGTCAGACGCAGGTCTTCACCGCCGCGACGCTGGGCTCGATCAGCGACGAGCAGCGCCTGGACGGGATCCTCGCGATCCCCAACAAGCGCTACATGCACTACTACAACTTCCCGCCGTACTCGGTCGGTGAGACGCGTCCGATGCGTTCGCCGGGCCGCCGCGAGATCGGTCACGGCATGCTCGCCGAGCGCGCGCTGGTTCCGGTGCTGCCGCCCGAGGACGAGTTCCCCTACACGCTGCGCCTGATCAGCGAAGTGCTCGAGTCCAACGGCTCCTCGTCGATGGCCTCGGTGTGCGGCTCGACGCTGGCGCTGCTCGATGCGGGCGTGCCGATCAAGGGCCACGTCGCGGGCGTCGCGATGGGCCTGATCATGAAGGGCAAGGACTACGCGATCCTCACCGACATCCAGGGGCTCGAGGACGCGCTGGGCGAGATGGACTTCAAGGTCGCCGGCACGACCGACGGCATCACTGCGATCCAGATGGACATCAAGGTCGCGGGTATCACGCTCGAGATCATGCGCAAGGCGCTGGCCGAGGCCAAGAAGTCGCGCTTGTTCATCATCGGCAAGTTGAAAGACACGATCGCCGAGCCGCGCAAGGAGCTCTCCGAGTTCGCGCCGCGCATGATCGTGGTCAACATCAACCCCGACAAGATCAAGGACGTGATCGGCCCCGGCGGCAAGGTCATCAACAAGATCGTCGCCGACACCGGCGTGAAGATCGACATCGAGAACGATGGTCGCGTCTTCATCGCCGGCGCGAACGCGGCGGGCGCCGAGAAGGCCAAGCAGATGGTCGAGGCGCTCACCAAGGAAGTGAAGGCCGGCGAAACCTACCTGGGCACCGTGACGCGACTGATGAACTTCGGTGCGTTCGTCGCGATTCTGCCCGGCAAGGAAGGCCTGGTGCACATCTCGCAGCTCGCGCCGCAGCGCGTCGAGCGCGTCGAGGACGTCGTCAAGATCGGTGACCAGATCATGGTCAAGGTGATCGAGATCGACTCGCAAGGCCGCATCAACCTGAGCCGCAAGGCGCTGCTGACCGGCGAAACCGGCGGCTCCAACGGCGCTCCGGCGCCGCGCGCCGAGCGCGAGGGCGAACCCGCTCCCGCCGGCGCGCGCAACGGCGCGCCGCGCGGCGATGCGCCGCGTCCCGACCGTGAGAGCGGCGAGGGCGAACGCCGCCGCCGCCGGCCGCGCCCGCGCCCGTCGGAATAA
- a CDS encoding 4-hydroxybenzoate octaprenyltransferase, producing the protein MRDIRVEHTLFALPFAYVGAVMAARGLPSWWQLWWITLAVVGARTAAMAANRYFDRDLDKQVPRTAKRAVASGKLPAAVMLWAIVVGIALLILSAVMLNPLCVKLLPIAAVGVIAYPLCKRFTWAVHFVLGAVDACAPLGAYVAVAGTITAPALLLFVAVTVWVAGFDILYALMDVDWDVELGVRSFPVRFGTRNARIWPVVLHVAMTIALLGAGYLAQAGWLYYAGVALAAAVTFYEERLIALAKDVFVLNDRVFLTNMAFSVAFLATTLASYVTR; encoded by the coding sequence TTGCGCGACATCCGCGTCGAGCACACGCTCTTCGCGCTGCCGTTCGCGTACGTCGGCGCGGTGATGGCCGCGCGCGGGCTGCCCAGCTGGTGGCAGCTGTGGTGGATCACGCTGGCGGTCGTCGGCGCGCGCACCGCCGCGATGGCGGCGAACCGCTACTTCGACCGCGACCTCGACAAGCAGGTCCCGCGGACCGCCAAACGCGCGGTCGCGAGCGGGAAGCTGCCGGCCGCGGTGATGCTGTGGGCGATCGTCGTCGGCATCGCGCTGCTGATCCTGAGCGCCGTGATGCTCAACCCGCTGTGCGTCAAGTTGCTGCCGATCGCCGCGGTCGGCGTGATCGCGTACCCGCTGTGCAAGCGCTTCACCTGGGCGGTGCACTTCGTCCTGGGCGCGGTCGACGCGTGCGCGCCGCTGGGCGCGTACGTCGCGGTCGCCGGCACGATCACCGCGCCCGCGCTGCTGCTGTTCGTCGCGGTCACGGTGTGGGTCGCCGGCTTCGACATCCTCTACGCGCTGATGGACGTCGATTGGGACGTCGAGCTGGGCGTCCGATCGTTTCCGGTGCGCTTCGGCACGCGCAACGCGCGCATCTGGCCGGTCGTGCTGCACGTCGCGATGACGATCGCGCTGCTGGGCGCGGGCTATCTCGCGCAGGCCGGGTGGCTGTACTACGCAGGCGTCGCGCTGGCGGCGGCGGTCACGTTCTACGAAGAACGGCTGATCGCACTCGCGAAAGACGTGTTCGTGCTCAACGATCGCGTCTTCCTCACCAACATGGCGTTTTCTGTGGCCTTCCTGGCAACGACGCTCGCCTCGTACGTCACTCGATGA
- a CDS encoding GNAT family N-acetyltransferase — translation MRAGVQIRPKGERDVDAVVALQGEVAREGRWIATEWPFDVAARVRAQRDALLTRRSVGWIAEDTGTCVGDLTVFGVDADEPELGMVVAASHRGQGIGRALLEAALAWARANGKTALRLAVFPDNDVARALYRIAGFTEIGVKAAAIPRNDGSKRDVVLMRHDLAPPPNH, via the coding sequence ATGAGGGCCGGCGTGCAGATTCGCCCCAAGGGCGAGCGCGACGTCGACGCCGTGGTCGCGCTGCAGGGCGAGGTCGCGCGTGAAGGCCGCTGGATCGCGACCGAGTGGCCGTTCGACGTCGCCGCGCGCGTGCGCGCGCAGCGCGATGCGCTGCTGACGCGGCGCAGCGTCGGGTGGATCGCCGAGGACACCGGCACGTGCGTGGGCGACCTGACCGTCTTCGGCGTCGACGCCGACGAGCCGGAGCTGGGGATGGTCGTCGCGGCCAGCCATCGCGGTCAGGGCATCGGACGCGCGCTGCTCGAAGCAGCGCTGGCGTGGGCGCGCGCGAACGGCAAGACGGCGCTGCGGCTCGCGGTGTTCCCCGACAACGACGTCGCGCGCGCGCTCTACCGCATCGCCGGCTTCACCGAGATCGGCGTCAAAGCCGCCGCCATCCCACGCAACGACGGCAGCAAACGCGACGTCGTGCTGATGCGGCACGACCTCGCACCGCCGCCGAACCACTAG